Proteins found in one Candidatus Woesearchaeota archaeon genomic segment:
- a CDS encoding recombinase zinc beta ribbon domain-containing protein codes for MAKILKCEKCGSPMIKQGSIRSGNAKYDRYVCEACRNVSLKCTGLQE; via the coding sequence ATGGCAAAAATACTCAAGTGCGAAAAGTGCGGCTCCCCGATGATTAAGCAGGGAAGCATAAGAAGCGGCAACGCAAAGTATGACAGGTATGTTTGCGAAGCCTGCAGGAATGTTTCATTGAAATGCACTGGGCTTCAGGAGTGA
- a CDS encoding patatin-like phospholipase family protein encodes MHWASGVTLGKSVINLKHKLGIALGGGGARGTIHIGVLKALRRHRIKIDAVSGTSAGSVVAASYCCGTIRELENFIINVTRKEIFSMLDPVFLQGVLGGKRLEEWLEKITLGKKFEDLKIPLAINATDIRKGKQFVFRKGDIAKAIVASCSYPGIFAPVKYRGMLLADGGILNKVPVDILPSLGADIVIGVNVTGYEGMLPASTRIINRGEFFAEKFEKIRIERENAAKIRKYYSENRIAELRSKNKPVINLKKKKFHERYSAVRIVADSLILNFPKRNCNYEKNSDLMISPKFSGISSFDFLKGREAIALGRECAEREIPVIRRMLKEF; translated from the coding sequence ATGCACTGGGCTTCAGGAGTGACTTTAGGGAAATCTGTGATTAATTTGAAGCATAAGCTCGGGATTGCACTTGGAGGGGGCGGGGCAAGAGGGACAATACACATTGGCGTATTAAAAGCTCTGCGCAGGCACAGGATTAAAATTGATGCAGTTTCTGGAACAAGCGCAGGTTCAGTTGTTGCGGCATCATACTGCTGCGGGACAATAAGAGAACTGGAAAATTTCATAATAAATGTCACCAGGAAAGAGATTTTTTCAATGCTTGACCCTGTTTTCTTGCAGGGCGTTCTTGGAGGAAAACGGCTGGAGGAGTGGCTGGAGAAAATAACTCTTGGAAAGAAGTTTGAGGATTTGAAAATTCCCCTTGCAATAAATGCAACAGACATAAGAAAGGGAAAGCAGTTTGTTTTCAGGAAGGGCGATATTGCAAAGGCGATTGTTGCAAGCTGCTCATACCCCGGGATATTCGCTCCTGTAAAATACAGGGGAATGCTTCTTGCTGACGGAGGAATTCTTAACAAGGTTCCGGTGGATATTCTTCCCTCTTTGGGCGCGGATATAGTTATCGGAGTGAATGTAACAGGATACGAGGGTATGCTTCCTGCATCTACCAGGATAATAAACAGGGGGGAATTTTTTGCCGAGAAGTTTGAAAAAATCAGGATTGAAAGGGAAAACGCAGCAAAGATAAGAAAGTATTATTCTGAAAACAGGATTGCAGAACTGAGGAGTAAAAACAAGCCGGTAATCAATTTGAAAAAGAAAAAGTTTCATGAAAGATACAGCGCAGTAAGAATAGTTGCAGATTCCCTCATCCTGAATTTTCCAAAAAGAAACTGCAATTATGAGAAAAATTCAGACCTTATGATAAGCCCGAAATTTTCAGGGATTTCAAGCTTTGACTTTTTGAAAGGCAGGGAGGCAATAGCTCTTGGAAGAGAATGCGCTGAAAGGGAGATTCCGGTAATAAGAAGGATGCTTAAGGAATTCTGA